The proteins below are encoded in one region of Tissierellales bacterium:
- a CDS encoding patatin family protein, with amino-acid sequence MGKIGLILEGGGMRGMYTTGVLDFFMEKNLYFPYVIGVSAGAMNGLSYVSKQKGRNRNITMEFISDSRYVNMRNIFLGRDVFGLDFIFEDICKKYNPFDYKTFMESDQNFNLACTDVETGEPVYYDKGSCDDILTACKASSSLPLVNSIVEFEGRKLLDGGLSDPIPYKKAIRDGYCKNVIVLTRDEDFEVEPVKHKLILNTQYGEYPNLLKTIFERPVNYERTLSDIKNLEKSKDFFVIRPSEPINIKIFDSNIKDLIYIYIRGYIDAEKKYKDLLEWIDDNK; translated from the coding sequence ATGGGTAAGATAGGTTTGATATTAGAGGGTGGTGGAATGCGTGGCATGTACACTACCGGTGTTTTGGATTTTTTCATGGAAAAGAATTTATATTTCCCATATGTAATTGGAGTATCCGCAGGAGCGATGAATGGACTGAGCTATGTTTCTAAGCAGAAAGGAAGAAATAGAAATATTACTATGGAATTTATTAGTGATTCGCGATATGTAAATATGAGAAATATATTTTTGGGAAGAGATGTTTTTGGACTAGATTTCATATTTGAAGATATTTGTAAAAAATATAATCCATTCGACTACAAGACTTTTATGGAATCTGATCAAAATTTTAACTTGGCTTGTACTGATGTAGAAACTGGAGAGCCTGTTTATTACGATAAAGGAAGCTGTGATGACATATTGACTGCTTGTAAAGCTTCAAGTAGTTTGCCGTTAGTTAATTCTATAGTAGAATTTGAGGGTAGAAAACTTTTAGATGGAGGATTGTCTGACCCTATCCCATATAAAAAGGCAATTAGAGATGGATATTGTAAAAATGTAATAGTTTTGACTAGAGATGAAGATTTTGAAGTAGAACCAGTAAAACATAAACTGATATTGAATACGCAATATGGAGAATACCCAAATTTGCTAAAAACTATATTTGAAAGACCAGTTAATTATGAACGAACGCTTAGTGACATAAAAAACTTAGAGAAATCTAAAGATTTTTTTGTTATTCGCCCTAGTGAGCCAATCAATATAAAAATATTTGATTCAAATATTAAAGATTTGATATATATTTATATAAGAGGATATATAGACGCAGAAAA